A genomic segment from Gorilla gorilla gorilla isolate KB3781 chromosome 3, NHGRI_mGorGor1-v2.1_pri, whole genome shotgun sequence encodes:
- the HTN1 gene encoding histatin-1 isoform X1, with translation MKFFVFALILALMISMTRADSHEKRHHGYRRKFHEKHHSHREFPFYGDYGSNYLYDN, from the exons ATGaagttttttgtctttgctttaatCTTGGCTCTCATGATTTCCATGACT agaGCTGATTCACATGAAAAG agACATCATGGGTATAGAAGAAAATTCCAT GAAAAGCATCATTCACATCGAGAATTTCCATTTTATGGGGACTATGGATCAAATTATCTGTATGACAATTGA
- the HTN1 gene encoding histatin-1 isoform X2 — MKFFVFALILALMISMTRHHGYRRKFHEKHHSHREFPFYGDYGSNYLYDN; from the exons ATGaagttttttgtctttgctttaatCTTGGCTCTCATGATTTCCATGACT agACATCATGGGTATAGAAGAAAATTCCAT GAAAAGCATCATTCACATCGAGAATTTCCATTTTATGGGGACTATGGATCAAATTATCTGTATGACAATTGA